Part of the Clostridiaceae bacterium genome is shown below.
TAGAGAATTAGAAAATGGTTTTTCTTTATTTTTGCGAAATAATAAGGAAAAGGAAGAAAATATTCTTAAAGCAGAATATTATTTGCCTGAAGCGGTAGGAAATCTTATCGCAGAAGGCAAAGCCAGGGTGAAAGTTCTAAAGTCCCAGGAACGCTGGCATGGTATTACATATGCCGAAGATAAATTAGCTTTAAAAACTGCCATACAAGATATGATAAACAGGGGGATATACCCTGAAAGCCTTTGGTAAGAGGGACAGTCCTTTACTTTTAATATACTTTCTGGTATATTATGCTATGATGTGTTACACTAATGTTGTTTCTCAGGAATATTGGACAACAAACTCTAAACAGGTTTACAGATTGGTTTTTTATTAATAATATTGATTTAATCTATTCTATTCGGTAGAATAGAAATGAATTTTATGAAAGGGTAAGGTATTTACTAATGAGAATTGGCTAATTCGGCAAAAATTTAACCTTGTTTTTAAGTGTTAAACATTTAAAATTCAGAAAACTCATATTTTTGTGCTGGATTAGCCTATAGAATGGCTTTGTGGGGTAAGCTTTATATAAAATTTTATTTATTATTGGAATTAAATTCAATTTATTATATAGCAGTATAGCGATATAACATTATCGCAACTAATATGGCAACCTAATTAAATAAAGTAACCAATTTAATTGCCACTTAAATTACCAATTGTTTTGCAAGTACGGATAATATCTTTCCAGCACATTATCTGATGTGAGAGGAGAGATTTTTTTATGCTTATTTTAGAAGCTGGAAATGTAAAAAAATACTATGGTGACAGACTGATCATAGAATTTGATGAGCTAAAAGTATATATTGGAGATAAAATAGGTATTATAGGACAAAACGGTGCAGGGAAAACCACTCTTATGAATATATTGTCCGGAGAAGTAGAGCCGGATGAAGGTTTTGTGAGGCAGTACTGCAATATAACATATATTCGCCAGTTTTCTGATGAAATGATAAATGCTGATCAAAAGATTTTAAGTGAATTTAACTTATCACAAAAATTAAATCAGAAAGTTTATAGCGGTGGGGAAAAAACCAGGATTAAAATTGCCAATGCCTTCAGTAATGAAAATTTACTGCTGTTTGCAGATGAGCCTACTGCTAACCTGGACTATAAAGGTATAGAGCTCTTAAAGCAAAAGCTTTATAACATCGACTCCTTTTTGCTTATCAGCCATAACAGAGACCTTCTGGACTCACTGTGCAATAAAATTATTGAAGTAAGAGAGGGAAAGATTAAGATATATAACGGTAATTATTCTGCATATAAAGAGCAGCATGAATTGGAACTTAGAGGTGCTGAACAAGAGTATGAAAAGTATATTTCTGAAAAAACTAAACTGGAAAACGCTATAAAGGACAGGCAAAATAAGTCCAAATCCATGAAGAAAGCACCCCGGAGAATGGGAAACTCTGAAGCAAGGCTTCATAAAAGGGAAGCAAATGAAAAGCAGGAAAAAGTGGATAACGCGGTAAATAGCTTAAAAACCAGACTTCAAAAGCTTGAGGTAAAAGAAAAGCCCAGGGAATTACCCCAAATTAAGCTTGATTTCTCTCTGACAAATCCTCCAGAAAATAAAATTGTTATTTCTGCTGAGAAGTTAAATTTCAGTTATGGAGAGAAGGTAATATTTAATAATGCAAAATTCCAGATTTATAAGGGTTCGAAAACTGCGCTTTGGGGCGAAAATGGAACAGGAAAGACTACATTGTTGAATCTGATTTACAAGAGATTTTGTGAAGATACACATAAGGACATATATATTGTGCCTAAAGCAAGAATAGGTTATTTTCATCAGAACTTTGAAAATCTGGTTTATAATAAATCTGTACTGGAAAATGTAATGATGGATAGTGTTCAGAATCAGACTGTGGCAAGGACTATATTAGCCAGGCTGCTTATTTCGGGAGATGATGTATACAAGAAGGTTGGAGTATTAAGTGGCGGAGAGAAGATAAAGGTATCCTTTGCTAAACTCTTTGTATCTGCCGCAAATGTTATATTGCTGGATGAACCAACAAATTATCTTGATATGAAATCCATCGAAGCTCTTGAAAATGTGTTGGGCAGCTATGAAGGGACGGTTCTTTTTGTTTCTCATGATATTTCCTTTGTAAATGCTGTAGCTGACAGACTGTTTGTTATTGAAAATGGAACAATAGGACAATTTGAGGGAACTCTTGAAGAATATATGGACAGAAGAAACAAGATGCAGACAACGGATAGAACACCAGTTATTGATGAAACTGAGCGTATAGCTTTGCAAATGAGAATAGCTGAGATTGTGGATAAACTATCAAGAGGTGATGGGGATAAAGAAGCTCTGGAGGCAGAATACAAGCGGCTAATAGCACATCTTAAGTGATTTTTTTGTAACTAAGTTTTAGAAGAAGCATTTTACCTTTTGTACTATTAATATATTTAAGCAGGTTATACTATTGAGGTAGACTGTTCCTTAGAATAATTAGCTGTTAACTTTCAGGAAGTGATGAGGATTCTGTATCCTATTTGCGTTATAATATGAATATCTCATCATACAGTGTGATTTTTAATCACTTTTGATGATATATTTTTTGGTGGTATATATGAAACTCAATATACGATATCATTATAAAGAAGCAAAGACAATTTTATCCCGGTATAATGGAATGAATATATTTCGGGGCTGTACCCACGGATGCATTTATTGTGACAGTAGAAGCAAATGCTATAACATGGACCATGACTTTGAAGATATTGAGGTTAAAATAAATGCTCCAGAACTATTAGAAGAAGCCCTCCGGAAAAAAAGAAAAAAGTGCATGATAGGAACCGGAGCAATGTGCGACCCTTATATGCATATTGAAACTGTGCTGAATTATACGCGTAAATGTTTGGAGATTATAGAAAGGTACGGTTTTGGTCTTAGCATTCTGACAAAGTCAAACCGCATTTTGCGTGACTTAGATATCCTTAAAAGTATAAACCTGAAATCAAAATGTGTAGTTCAAATGACTCTTACGACTTATGATGAAAGTCTCTGTAAAATTATTGAGCCTGCTGTCTGCACCACCAAAGAACGCTATGAAGTGCTAAAAATTATGGGTGATAACAGGATTCCAACAGTTGTATGGCTGGTCCAATTCTGCCGTTTATAAATGACACGGAAGAGAATTTAAGGGGTATTCTGGATTATTGTATTAAAGCAAATGTATACGGTATTATTTGTTTTGGTATGGGCTTAACCTTACGGGAAGGTAACAGAGAATATTTTTATTCAAAGCTTGATCAGCATTTTCCAGGACTTAAACAAAAATATCAGAAGAAATATGGATACAGTTATCAGGTGATAAGTGATAACAACCAAAGTCTAATGAGAATTTTTTATAGTGAGTGCAAAAAGCATGGCATTATCAGTAATAACGACGAAATATTCAAGTACCTGCATACTTTTGAAGATAAGCAGCAAATAGAACAAATAAGTTTGTTTTGAAAATATTTTATTTTTTTAAACATTTCTACATCTTCAATCGTATTAAAAGTGAAAGGGGGAAGTTAATTGCAAAGTTCTTTATTACGTACGAATGAAGAGCTGGTTCAGCTATATAATCGCCATGTGGATACTGTCTATCGTGTTTGTTTTATGTATATGAAAAATAAGGCAGATACCGAGGATATGGTTCAGAACACATTTATTCGGCTTATGAAGGATAAGACAACTTTTGAAAGTGTAGAGCATGAGAAGGCATGGCTTATCAGAACTGCTACAAATTTATGTAAAGATCACTTCAAACACTGGTGGTCAAAAACAGTGCATATTAATCAGGCAGAAGAAATAGCGGTTGAGCAGCCTTTTGATATCGACAGTAACCTAAGAAAGGTAATGGAACTTCCCTCTAAATACAAGACTGTCATATATTTATATTACTATGAAGGTTATTCCACTGAAGAAATAGCAAGTATTTTGAAAAAAAATCCATCCACAATTAGAGGCTATCTGCACAGAGGTAGAAAGCTTTTGAAGATGGAAATGGAAGGTGATCTTGAGTGAAAAGAGAGGACTTAAAGAATTCTTTTAATAAAATTAAGCCAAGTGAATCCGCTAAAAAGAGAATGCTGGATAATGTTTTAACAAACATTGACAGAAAAGAGGGAATCTTTATGACATTGTTTAATTTTAAAAAAGCCATCCCCGCTTTTGCTATAATAGTTGTTATCGCGGGAAGCATTCTGGTCTACAACGTGATGGAGGGAAAATATAACAGCGATATATCTCCGGAAAACATTATTACTAATGATGCCAGCTTGGGAAGAGAAGACTTTGCAGCTCCGATTGTAAATCAGTTTCAGATAGATGGCAAGCATTATATATTATTATCTGAGGAATTAAGAGCGGATTATGGTTTGCCCGCTGTAATAAGTGAAGGTGATATTGGTGAAAAGATTACCGATATCACAACGAGTCCTGACAAAAGCCTTATAGGAAGTGAAGTATTTAACTATATACCAGCAGGAGGAGAAGCAGTTGTAGCTGTAAAAAAGGATGGTGAATATCAGCTTTACAGGTTTTTTACCTTTGAAAGTTATAACAACAATCAGGATGAAGATTCAATTGAATATTTGAAACTGTATGGTATTAACAAAGCAGATGATATTCTAAAAGTTCAGTTCATAGGCCATTCGGAACAGAGCAAGCTGGAAGGAAGGATTGATATCATAAATGAAATAACTGAAAGAGATGAGATCGCAGGGTTTTACGATTTTTACTCCCCATTGAAGAACTCCAGTGATAAATATTTTGAGAGGCTGTTTAATTTCAGAAATACAGTTAACGGTAACAGAAATGTTAAAATCGATATAGCACCAGATATTGCACCAGATATAGCACCGGATATTGCGCCTGATAAGGTACAGGATATAGCACCGAGAGTAGCACCGAAAATAGATCCGTCTTCTGTTGCAGAAGACTTGCCGTTAAGAAGAGAGTCCGGGGATAGTGCCAGCGTAGTTTCAGGTGATACTCCAATAACAAACGATAACAGAGTATCGTCCGGTTCACCAAATGGTTTAGTGGATATGGGCAATGCCGGTTCAGGAACGGTAGAATCCAGCAGGGGTTCTATAGGTGAAGCATTGACAAATGTTATAACCATAAGAATATATAATCGCTATGGCATATATTACGATTCACCATACTATATAAACTTAGGCTTTATCAGCAGATATGAAGTAAGTGAAGAATTTGCAGCTTTTTTGAGTAAGTATGAATAAAGGAGAGGGGACAGTCCTGCACAATGTATCATGCTGACTCTATCAAAGTTTAGCAAGTAATTCTGTGGGCAAAATTCAATAAAGCAGGAATGTCCCCATATTAAATTTATTCATATCTTGTAAACATCAGATTATCAATATAAAAATCATCACCTGTACCTTTTGTAGAGCCGCTTTGGAATCTCACACGGTCTATGGTGGAAAAAGTACGCCACTTTCCTGCTGTACCAATCAGTACATCATTAATATATATTTTGGCACTGGTTGTATCCTGAGCTTCAATGCGTATTTTACTCCAGGTGTTAAAACCAATTGTACCAGGACCTCCTATTACATTCCATGCACCGTTGTAATATTTAACACTCCCATCGCTGAATATACCTATGTGGAATACATTATTTGTATTTTCATTTCCACCGCTGCTTAAACAGATTACATTCCCATTAGGAGCTGCGACAGGATATATATTAAATTCAAGCTCTTTATAACTGCTCGCTTCAGTTGTTCTTACTACATTTGTAAGTACTGAAGCAGAGTTATCATATATCCTGAGAGATTTGGTACCTTCATAAGCCTGGGCGTTGCTTACCACACCGCTTGCCCCTACTA
Proteins encoded:
- the abc-f gene encoding ABC-F type ribosomal protection protein, translating into MLILEAGNVKKYYGDRLIIEFDELKVYIGDKIGIIGQNGAGKTTLMNILSGEVEPDEGFVRQYCNITYIRQFSDEMINADQKILSEFNLSQKLNQKVYSGGEKTRIKIANAFSNENLLLFADEPTANLDYKGIELLKQKLYNIDSFLLISHNRDLLDSLCNKIIEVREGKIKIYNGNYSAYKEQHELELRGAEQEYEKYISEKTKLENAIKDRQNKSKSMKKAPRRMGNSEARLHKREANEKQEKVDNAVNSLKTRLQKLEVKEKPRELPQIKLDFSLTNPPENKIVISAEKLNFSYGEKVIFNNAKFQIYKGSKTALWGENGTGKTTLLNLIYKRFCEDTHKDIYIVPKARIGYFHQNFENLVYNKSVLENVMMDSVQNQTVARTILARLLISGDDVYKKVGVLSGGEKIKVSFAKLFVSAANVILLDEPTNYLDMKSIEALENVLGSYEGTVLFVSHDISFVNAVADRLFVIENGTIGQFEGTLEEYMDRRNKMQTTDRTPVIDETERIALQMRIAEIVDKLSRGDGDKEALEAEYKRLIAHLK
- a CDS encoding RNA polymerase sigma factor, with product MQSSLLRTNEELVQLYNRHVDTVYRVCFMYMKNKADTEDMVQNTFIRLMKDKTTFESVEHEKAWLIRTATNLCKDHFKHWWSKTVHINQAEEIAVEQPFDIDSNLRKVMELPSKYKTVIYLYYYEGYSTEEIASILKKNPSTIRGYLHRGRKLLKMEMEGDLE